A single window of Prochlorococcus marinus XMU1410 DNA harbors:
- the uvrA gene encoding excinuclease ABC subunit UvrA, translating to MVIKVDSSFEENNSINIRGARQHNLKNIDLSLPRNKFIVFTGVSGSGKSSLAFDTIFAEGQRRYVESLSAYARQFLGQVDKPDVDNIEGLSPAISIDQKSTSHNPRSTVGTVTEIQDYLRLLFGRAGEPHCHHCGIPIAPQTIDEMVDQILLLPEGTRYQLLAPVVRGKKGTHTKLISGLAAEGFARVRINGEVRELADSIELDKNQIHNIEVVVDRLIAREGIQERLSDSLQTCLKRGDGLAIVEVVPKKGENLPSNLEREKLYSENYACPVHGSIVEELSPRLFSFNSPYGACPDCHGIGYLKKFTADRVIPDKTLPVYAAIAPWSEKDNTYYFSLLYSVGQAYGFELKTPWKDLSDLQKKVLLLGSDKPILIQADSRFKTSSGFERPFEGILPILERQLNEANGESVKQKLEKYLELVPCKTCSGKRLRPEALAVKLGPYNITDLTSISVSETLNHVERIMGIGNTEKENISLSEKQKQIGELVLKEIRLRLKFLINVGLDYLTLDRPAMTLSGGEAQRIRLATQIGAGLTGVLYVLDEPSIGLHQRDNDRLLETLKSLRDLGNTLVVVEHDEDTMKSADYLVDIGPGAGVYGGEIIAKGSYQDVLDAERSLTGAYLSGRKSIPTPKERRSSVKKSLILNNCSKNNLKNISVEFPLGRLVSVTGVSGSGKSTLINELLHPALCHSLGLKVPFPQGVKELKGIKAIDKVIVIDQSPIGRTPRSNPATYTGAFDPIRQIFTATVEAKARGYQAGQFSFNVKGGRCEACKGQGVNVIEMNFLPDVYVQCEVCKGARFNRETLQVKYKGFNISDVLEMTVEQAAETFSAIPQAADRLSTLVDVGLGYVKLGQPAPTLSGGEAQRVKLATELSKRATGKTLYLIDEPTTGLSFYDVHKLMDVIQRLVDKGNSVIVIEHNLDVIRCSDWIIDLGPDGGDKGGEIIAEGIPEDVAKNPISYTAKYLKKVLK from the coding sequence ATGGTAATTAAAGTTGATAGTAGTTTTGAAGAAAATAATTCAATTAATATTAGGGGAGCTCGTCAGCATAATTTAAAAAATATTGATCTTTCTCTACCCAGGAATAAGTTTATAGTTTTCACAGGTGTGAGTGGAAGTGGTAAAAGTTCTCTAGCCTTTGATACTATTTTTGCTGAAGGTCAAAGAAGATACGTTGAGAGTCTTTCGGCATACGCAAGGCAATTTTTGGGTCAAGTAGATAAACCAGATGTTGACAATATTGAAGGTTTATCCCCTGCAATTTCAATTGATCAAAAATCTACAAGTCATAATCCTCGATCAACAGTTGGAACAGTGACAGAGATACAAGATTATTTAAGATTATTGTTTGGTCGTGCTGGTGAGCCCCATTGTCACCACTGCGGGATTCCAATTGCGCCTCAAACGATTGATGAAATGGTTGATCAAATTCTTCTTTTACCAGAAGGAACAAGATATCAATTGTTGGCTCCTGTTGTAAGAGGTAAGAAAGGAACACATACAAAATTAATAAGTGGATTAGCCGCAGAGGGATTTGCTAGGGTAAGAATCAATGGAGAGGTAAGAGAACTTGCAGATAGTATTGAATTAGATAAAAATCAAATTCATAATATTGAGGTAGTAGTCGATAGATTGATTGCAAGAGAAGGAATACAAGAAAGATTATCTGATTCTTTACAAACTTGTCTCAAAAGAGGTGATGGCTTAGCAATAGTAGAAGTTGTTCCAAAAAAAGGAGAAAACTTACCTTCTAACTTAGAAAGAGAAAAACTTTACTCAGAAAATTATGCATGTCCTGTACATGGCTCTATTGTTGAAGAACTTTCTCCTAGATTATTTTCTTTTAATAGCCCATATGGGGCCTGTCCAGATTGTCATGGAATTGGTTATTTAAAAAAATTTACTGCGGATAGAGTTATACCTGATAAAACATTACCTGTTTATGCTGCAATAGCTCCTTGGAGTGAAAAAGATAATACTTATTACTTCTCTTTACTTTATTCTGTAGGTCAAGCTTATGGTTTTGAATTAAAAACTCCTTGGAAAGATTTAAGTGATTTGCAAAAAAAAGTTCTACTTTTGGGATCAGATAAACCAATATTAATTCAAGCTGATAGTCGTTTTAAAACTTCTAGTGGTTTTGAAAGACCTTTTGAGGGGATTTTGCCAATATTAGAAAGACAATTGAATGAAGCTAATGGAGAATCGGTTAAACAAAAATTAGAAAAGTATCTAGAATTAGTTCCCTGTAAGACATGTTCTGGAAAAAGATTAAGACCTGAAGCTTTGGCCGTTAAACTTGGACCATATAATATTACTGATTTAACTTCTATAAGTGTTTCAGAAACACTAAATCACGTAGAGCGTATTATGGGTATAGGTAATACAGAGAAGGAAAATATATCTTTATCAGAAAAACAAAAGCAGATAGGTGAATTGGTTTTAAAAGAGATTCGTTTACGTTTGAAGTTTTTAATTAATGTAGGTTTAGATTATTTGACTTTAGATAGACCAGCTATGACTTTGTCTGGTGGTGAGGCTCAGCGTATTAGATTGGCTACTCAAATAGGAGCAGGTCTTACAGGCGTTTTATATGTATTAGATGAACCAAGTATTGGTTTACATCAGAGAGATAATGACAGATTACTAGAAACATTAAAAAGCTTAAGAGACTTGGGAAATACTTTGGTTGTGGTTGAACATGATGAAGATACTATGAAATCTGCTGATTATTTAGTAGATATTGGTCCAGGGGCAGGTGTTTATGGTGGGGAAATTATTGCTAAAGGATCTTATCAAGATGTCTTAGATGCAGAAAGGTCATTAACTGGAGCTTATCTCAGTGGCAGGAAGTCGATTCCTACTCCAAAAGAACGTAGATCATCTGTAAAAAAAAGTTTAATTTTAAATAATTGTTCTAAAAATAATTTAAAAAATATCTCTGTTGAATTTCCTTTAGGAAGATTAGTTTCTGTAACTGGTGTGAGTGGAAGTGGCAAGAGCACCTTGATAAATGAATTACTTCATCCTGCATTGTGTCATTCTTTAGGATTAAAAGTCCCTTTTCCTCAAGGTGTAAAGGAGTTAAAGGGTATAAAGGCAATTGACAAAGTTATCGTTATTGATCAATCTCCAATAGGAAGAACTCCAAGATCAAATCCTGCTACATATACTGGTGCTTTTGACCCTATAAGGCAGATATTTACTGCCACAGTAGAAGCAAAAGCAAGAGGATATCAGGCTGGTCAATTTAGCTTTAACGTTAAAGGGGGAAGATGCGAAGCTTGTAAAGGTCAGGGAGTCAATGTTATTGAAATGAATTTTTTACCTGATGTGTATGTTCAATGTGAAGTATGTAAAGGAGCTCGTTTTAATAGGGAAACTCTTCAAGTTAAATATAAAGGTTTTAATATATCTGATGTTTTAGAGATGACTGTTGAACAAGCTGCAGAAACTTTCTCTGCTATACCTCAAGCAGCAGATAGATTATCTACATTAGTAGATGTTGGCTTAGGATATGTCAAATTAGGCCAACCAGCTCCTACGTTATCTGGTGGAGAGGCTCAAAGAGTTAAGTTAGCTACGGAATTATCAAAAAGGGCTACTGGAAAAACTTTATATTTGATTGATGAACCAACTACGGGGTTAAGTTTTTATGATGTTCATAAATTAATGGATGTGATACAACGTTTGGTAGATAAAGGTAATTCAGTAATTGTTATTGAACATAATTTAGATGTTATTAGATGTTCAGATTGGATTATTGATTTAGGACCTGATGGAGGGGATAAAGGTGGTGAAATCATTGCAGAAGGTATTCCTGAGGATGTAGCTAAAAATCCTATAAGTTATACAGCAAAATATCTTAAAAAAGTTTTAAAATAA
- a CDS encoding AAA family ATPase has translation MLIQLKIENIALIEIIEINFEKGLNIITGDSGSGKSLILDSLNALFGGTNIPLKHLIRPGKDFCLIEAIFSSSFQINNWLISNGFEITSSELQIKRKSYKKNNKILSKYSLNDLPINRQLLEKLGRFLIDFAGQSDTFIFDSLDKRRLIIDDLCSQEFRDTSERIKSIWKESEKLTRLLNEKIEFSRNQEEKNLAIKHMLKSLEEADLNSSEEILELELLENKLINNLEINNSIKSTLENLNNFSHDEPSVTAFINQSLKILNKTADFDLKIQNFREKLLNIHADLEDLIFDLKSYLQEIENYESNLSEIQKRLFFLKNLERTFSLDLSQLIAKREQLKTYFQQNDQDNEICRIKAQIENLLSNLNCLFVIQSTERKKIAKQLQNSVMSILSNLGLENANFSIQFSECKPSGDGIDDINFLFSANPDQKLAPLSNVISGGEMSRFLLAIKSSISKKPNTFFLDEIDSGLSGKSLFSLVELIKEISQNQQVLCITHQPFLVANGLVHFKVNKNVINGITYTSIAKLTTKNQRKNELIELIGGGSCEVNEYASRLLDRPAA, from the coding sequence ATGTTAATACAACTAAAAATAGAAAATATTGCCTTAATAGAAATTATAGAAATTAATTTCGAAAAAGGTTTGAATATCATAACTGGGGATTCAGGTTCAGGAAAATCATTAATTTTGGATTCCTTAAATGCTCTATTTGGTGGAACTAATATACCTCTAAAACATTTAATACGTCCAGGAAAAGATTTTTGCCTTATTGAGGCGATATTTTCTTCTTCTTTTCAAATTAATAATTGGTTAATTAGTAATGGTTTTGAAATAACTTCTTCAGAACTACAAATTAAAAGAAAATCTTATAAAAAAAATAATAAAATATTATCCAAATATAGCCTTAATGATTTACCGATTAATAGACAATTATTAGAAAAACTTGGACGATTTTTAATAGATTTTGCAGGTCAATCTGATACTTTTATCTTTGATTCTCTAGATAAGAGAAGACTAATTATTGATGACTTATGTTCTCAAGAATTTAGAGATACTAGCGAAAGGATTAAAAGTATATGGAAAGAAAGTGAAAAGTTAACAAGATTATTGAATGAAAAAATAGAATTTTCTAGGAATCAAGAAGAAAAAAACTTGGCAATTAAACACATGTTGAAGAGTTTAGAAGAAGCTGATTTAAATTCAAGTGAAGAAATTTTAGAACTAGAGTTATTAGAAAATAAACTTATAAATAATCTTGAAATTAATAATTCAATTAAATCAACATTAGAAAATTTAAATAATTTCAGTCATGATGAACCTTCAGTAACTGCTTTTATAAATCAATCACTAAAGATTTTAAATAAAACAGCCGATTTCGATTTAAAAATTCAAAATTTTAGAGAGAAGTTATTAAATATTCATGCTGATCTTGAAGATTTAATTTTTGATCTAAAGTCATATTTGCAAGAAATAGAAAATTATGAATCTAATCTTTCAGAAATACAAAAAAGATTATTTTTTTTAAAAAACTTAGAGAGAACTTTTTCATTGGATTTATCTCAATTAATTGCAAAGCGTGAACAATTAAAAACGTATTTTCAACAAAATGATCAAGATAATGAAATTTGTAGGATTAAAGCTCAAATTGAGAATTTACTAAGTAATTTAAATTGTTTATTTGTTATTCAATCCACTGAAAGAAAAAAAATTGCTAAACAGTTACAAAATTCAGTAATGTCGATTTTAAGTAATTTAGGTTTAGAAAATGCAAATTTTTCAATTCAATTTTCTGAATGTAAGCCTTCTGGCGATGGAATTGACGATATAAATTTTTTGTTTTCAGCTAATCCTGATCAGAAGCTTGCTCCATTATCAAATGTTATTTCTGGCGGAGAAATGTCAAGATTTCTATTAGCTATCAAATCTAGTATTTCTAAAAAACCCAATACTTTCTTTTTAGATGAAATTGATAGTGGTTTAAGTGGTAAATCCCTATTTTCTTTGGTTGAATTGATAAAAGAAATTTCACAAAATCAACAAGTTTTATGTATTACACATCAACCTTTCTTAGTTGCTAATGGATTGGTTCATTTCAAAGTTAATAAAAACGTAATTAATGGAATAACTTATACCTCAATTGCAAAACTAACTACAAAAAATCAAAGAAAAAATGAATTAATAGAACTTATAGGTGGAGGTTCTTGCGAAGTAAACGAATATGCTTCTAGACTTCTTGATCGCCCAGCTGCGTAA
- a CDS encoding ABC1 kinase family protein, which yields MKEDFTDFIEVSGLLNYDPDTISKIYKKNPKRLLKRLWQTLLPIFAYIFSVGWDKLTGRLKNEQQARFRARELTNLLVELGPAFVKAGQALSTRPDIIPGILLEELSELQDQLPGFDGDKAMELIEEDLGNKIDEIFLEIDKQPISAASLGQVHKAKLKNEEIVAIKVQRPGLREQITLDLYIVRNIAYWLKNNIGLIRSDLVALIDELGKRVFEEMDYLNEAANAEKFRDMHKHNKMIAVPKIYKEITSRRVLAMEWIDGTKLTNLEDVKKLGINPDDMIDIGVQCSLEQLLEHGFFHADPHPGNLLALEDGRLCYLDFGMMSEVSRESRSGLIQAVVHLVNKNFDKLSQDFVKLGFLSEEVNLEPIVPAFQDVFINAVEQGVSKMDFKSVTDDMSGVMYKFPFRLPPYYALIIRSLLTLEGIALSVDPNFKILGAAYPYFARRLMEDPDPQLRESLKEMLFDNKKFKWDRLEDLLSNAAKQTNLDLEKLLDEVINLLFSPNGGFLRNEIVEGLTNQIDLLSLKILKGLNNYLPQSIKLNTTNENNNLSDLIMYVEPLRNFLEILQKVPGYSIDIFLKRVPRLINEPYTKEMGIKIAKKVTEKGVVRLVKIAAGANI from the coding sequence ATGAAAGAAGATTTTACTGATTTTATTGAGGTCTCTGGACTCTTAAATTATGATCCAGATACAATTTCTAAAATATACAAAAAAAATCCTAAAAGACTTTTAAAAAGACTGTGGCAAACACTCCTGCCTATTTTTGCTTACATCTTTTCCGTTGGATGGGATAAATTAACTGGAAGACTGAAAAATGAACAGCAAGCAAGATTTAGGGCAAGAGAATTAACAAATTTGTTAGTAGAACTTGGACCTGCATTTGTTAAAGCAGGCCAAGCTTTATCAACAAGACCAGATATAATCCCAGGTATTCTTCTAGAAGAATTATCTGAATTACAAGATCAGCTCCCTGGGTTTGATGGCGATAAAGCTATGGAATTAATAGAAGAAGATTTAGGAAACAAAATAGATGAGATTTTTTTAGAAATTGATAAACAACCAATTTCTGCTGCTTCTTTAGGTCAAGTGCATAAAGCTAAATTAAAAAATGAAGAGATAGTTGCAATAAAAGTACAACGGCCAGGTTTAAGAGAACAAATAACTTTAGACCTTTACATTGTAAGGAATATTGCTTATTGGCTAAAAAACAATATCGGACTGATAAGAAGTGATCTAGTTGCTTTAATTGATGAATTAGGCAAGAGAGTTTTTGAAGAGATGGATTATCTAAACGAAGCTGCAAATGCAGAAAAATTTAGAGATATGCATAAACATAACAAGATGATTGCGGTACCAAAAATTTATAAAGAAATAACTTCAAGAAGAGTTTTAGCAATGGAATGGATAGATGGTACAAAATTAACAAATTTAGAGGACGTAAAAAAATTAGGAATTAATCCTGATGACATGATTGATATAGGGGTGCAATGCAGTTTAGAACAGCTTTTAGAACATGGTTTTTTTCATGCAGACCCGCATCCAGGTAATTTATTAGCCTTAGAAGATGGAAGATTATGTTATTTAGATTTTGGAATGATGAGCGAGGTTTCCAGAGAATCTAGGTCAGGATTAATTCAAGCAGTAGTTCACTTAGTAAATAAAAACTTCGATAAATTGTCTCAAGATTTCGTGAAATTAGGATTTTTATCAGAGGAAGTTAATCTAGAACCCATTGTTCCAGCATTTCAAGATGTTTTCATTAACGCCGTTGAACAAGGAGTTTCGAAAATGGATTTTAAGAGCGTTACTGACGATATGTCTGGTGTTATGTATAAATTCCCTTTCAGGCTACCCCCTTATTATGCTCTTATAATTAGATCATTACTTACATTAGAGGGAATAGCTTTAAGCGTAGATCCAAACTTCAAAATATTAGGCGCAGCTTATCCCTATTTTGCAAGAAGATTAATGGAAGACCCTGATCCACAATTGAGGGAAAGCCTTAAGGAAATGCTTTTTGATAATAAAAAATTTAAATGGGATCGTTTAGAGGATCTGCTTTCTAACGCCGCAAAGCAAACAAACCTCGATTTAGAAAAACTTTTAGACGAAGTTATAAATCTTCTCTTTTCTCCAAATGGAGGATTTCTTAGAAATGAGATAGTTGAAGGTTTAACAAATCAAATAGATTTACTTAGTCTAAAAATATTGAAGGGTTTAAATAATTATCTTCCACAGTCAATTAAATTAAATACTACTAACGAAAATAATAACTTGAGTGACCTTATAATGTATGTTGAACCATTGAGAAACTTTTTAGAGATTTTACAAAAAGTACCTGGGTATTCAATTGACATTTTTCTAAAGAGAGTTCCAAGACTTATTAATGAGCCATATACAAAAGAAATGGGTATAAAAATTGCAAAAAAAGTAACTGAAAAAGGAGTAGTAAGACTTGTTAAGATTGCCGCTGGTGCAAATATATAA
- a CDS encoding alpha/beta hydrolase — translation MKYNKFLKFKIFFILIISPLFFNVPKAYTAEEIKITYSIFSRTIKVNSLKTFAKEGKSTKQLKRILKATGSPDKEIRKILNKDFEVPITIASKLVYSEIGNVFLTRLSSIIHPPRATDEKTGIIALRASVIQGINIGNGKINLVNFFEGYPTKTVILDVSALSKVMNKVESISELLTFFTNSPLEKIKTN, via the coding sequence ATGAAATATAATAAATTTTTAAAATTTAAAATATTTTTTATTTTAATAATTTCTCCATTATTTTTTAATGTTCCAAAAGCTTATACTGCTGAAGAAATTAAAATCACGTACAGCATATTTTCTAGAACAATTAAAGTAAATTCTTTAAAAACTTTTGCTAAAGAAGGTAAATCTACAAAACAATTAAAAAGAATTTTGAAAGCAACTGGATCTCCCGATAAAGAAATTAGAAAAATTTTAAATAAAGATTTTGAAGTTCCTATTACCATTGCAAGCAAACTAGTATATTCTGAAATAGGAAATGTTTTTTTAACAAGACTTTCATCTATTATCCACCCACCCAGAGCAACTGATGAAAAAACAGGTATAATTGCCCTTAGAGCAAGCGTAATTCAGGGAATTAATATAGGAAATGGAAAAATAAATCTAGTAAATTTTTTTGAAGGATATCCAACTAAAACTGTAATTTTAGATGTCAGCGCTTTGAGCAAAGTTATGAATAAAGTAGAATCAATTTCAGAATTATTAAC